The Megalops cyprinoides isolate fMegCyp1 chromosome 10, fMegCyp1.pri, whole genome shotgun sequence genome window below encodes:
- the LOC118784382 gene encoding sperm acrosome membrane-associated protein 6, whose translation MISRVFTGCFQCLVDADDSLRLCWGHILSKYGIRNVDSCFRTIDRIFNTDQNVIQAGRVGGGYDRQLRDIMHAEIMPLVEEFDTKMNPDSVYEERLQTAANNFIAAASKLPRASGCFPPCGFQVSGAVYNCLTCQYDSCEYPLDCPMSDFTVGENNSTEMRCDVQFPLPSQAEIVWRFASKVKTQQVDQFKMVTVGADRLYSIPSARLHHQGTYQCEVFSQQRSIVRIYHHLTVIPQVLVAQAKLQGIFDTALLLGGQIAPLPAGLPRDLGPTRLSGLQQLPSPSLLAACLSVLLLLLFLSLG comes from the exons ATGATCTCCAGAGTCTTCACAG GTTGCTTCCAATGCCTGGTAGATGCTGATGACAGTCTCCGCTTGTGTTGGGGGCATATTCTCTCCAAATATGGCATACGGAATGTGGACTCCTGTTTCAGAACAATTGACCGGATTTTTAACACGGACCAAAACGTAATACAGGCCGGGAGAGTTG GGGGAGGCTATGACAGACAGCTGAGGGACATCATGCATGCAGAGATCATGCCCCTGGTGGAAGAGTTTGATACGAAGATGAACCCAG ACTCTGTATATGAAGAGAGGTTACAGACAGCTGCAAATAATTTCATCGCCGCGGCCTCCAAACTGCCTAGAG CTTCCGGATGCTTCCCCCCTTGTG GTTTCCAGGTGTCCGGCGCTGTCTACAACTGTCTCACCTGCCAATACGACAGCTGCGAGTACCCCCTCGACTGTCCGA TGAGTGACTTCACAGTTGGGGAGAACAACAGCACCGAGATGCGATGTGATGTCCAGTTTCCCCTGCCCAGCCAAGCGGAGATCGTCTGGAGGTTTGCCTCCAAG GTCAAGACTCAGCAGGTGGATCAGTTCAAGATGGTGACAGTGGGGGCGGACCGCCTCTACTCTATCCCCTCCGCCCGCCTGCACCATCAGGGCACGTACCAGTGCGAGGTCTTCTCCCAGCAGCGGTCCATCGTCAGAATCTACCACCATCTCACAG TGATCCCTCAGGTCCTGGTAGCCCAGGCCAAGTTGCAGGGGATATTTGACACGGCTCTCCTTCTGGGGGGGCAGATCGCACCCCTGCCCGCCGGCCTACCCCGTGACCTCGGCCCAACCCGGCTGTCCGGTCTGCAGcagctcccctccccctccctgctggCTGCGTGTCTgagcgtgctgctgctgctgctcttcctgtcCCTGGGGTAA
- the LOC118784057 gene encoding hyaluronan synthase 1-like, producing MEPNPLLRKMGTVGRVIITILFTLLVLGVMIWAYVKGFQLATSKFGIISFGFYGLILGLHVLLQSLFAFIEHRRMRARREPCSYTKTIGLTISAYQEDPAYLRECLNSVRALQYPPELLRIVMVVDGNTDDDLYMMEMFKEVFADQNPGCYRWEHNYHTWDPRPQEQQEAGNSAGDTGVGVGQEDPQRREVEELIQNKRCVCIMQKWGGKREVMYTAFKALGLSVDYVQVCDSDTKLDPLATVELCKVLESNKKYGAVGGDVMILNLKDSYISFMSSLRYWMAFNVERACQSFFNCVSCISGPLGLYRNDLLQQFLESWYNQKFLGTHCTFGDDRHLTNRMLSLGYATKYTARSKCYTETPAQFLRWLNQQTRWTKSYFREWLYNAMWWHKHSLWMPYEAIVSGIFPFFVTATVIKLFWTGGLWDILWVLCCIQIIGLIKAAYACLLRKNFVMIFMSLYSMLYMTSLLPAKYFAIITMNKSSWGTSGRRKIVGNYIPLLPLSVWAAILLAGLCYTIYRETKMDWTTPAKQLEIKFLIYGSAAYVFYWLFMIFLYWVWFRRLCRKRSQSYNVSV from the exons ATGGAACCAAATCCTTTGTTACGGAAGATGGGCACTGTTGGCCGTGTCATAATCACCATCCTCTTCACCCTGCTGGTGCTGGGAGTGATGATATGGGCCTATGTCAAGGGCTTCCAGCTTGCTACCTCCAAGTTTGGCATCATCTCCTTCGGCTTCTACGGCCTCATTCTGGGACTCCATGTCCTGTTGCAGAGCCTTTTCGCTTTTATAGAACACCGCCGCATGCGAGCTCGGCGCGAGCCCTGCAGCTATACCAAGACCATCGGCCTCACCATATCTGCTTACCAAGAGGACCCTGCTTACCTGAGGGAGTGCCTTAACTCTGTCCGTGCCCTGCAGTACCCACCTGAGCTACTGAGGATCGTCATGGTGGTGGACGGCAACACGGACGACGACCTCTACATGATGGAGATGTTCAAAGAAGTCTTTGCTGATCAGAACCCTGGCTGCTACAGGTGGGAGCACAATTACCACACCTGGGACCCAAGGCCACAGGAACAGCAGGAGGCAGGCAATTCAGCTGGGGACACGGGCGTAGGGGTGGGACAGGAAGACCCCCAAAGGAGGGAAGTGGAAGAGCTGATCCAAAACAAAAGATGTGTTTGCATCATGCAGAAGTGGGGTGGCAAGAGGGAGGTGATGTACACGGCGTTCAAAGCACTGGGATTATCAGTTGACTATGTGCAG GTGTGTGACTCAGACACCAAGCTGGACCCGCTGGCTACAGTGGAGCTGTGCAAGGTGCTGGAGAGCAACAAGAAGTACGGGGCTGTCGGGGGGGATGTGATGATCCTCAACCTGAAGGACTCCTACATCAGCTTCATGAGCAGCCTGAGATATTGGATGGCTTTCAATGTGGAAAGGGCCTGCCAGTCTTTCTTCAACTGCGTCTCCTGCATCAGCGGCCCCCTGG GTCTGTACAGGAATGACCTCCTACAGCAGTTCTTGGAGTCCTGGTACAATCAGAAGTTCCTTGGAACACATTGTACCTTTGGGGATGACCGCCATCTGACCAACCGAATGTTGAGCCTGGGCTATGCCACCAA GTACACAGCTCGCTCCAAGTGCTACACCGAGACCCCGGCTCAGTTCCTGCGTTGGCTGAACCAGCAGACGCGTTGGACCAAGTCCTACTTCCGCGAGTGGCTCTACAACGCCATGTGGTGGCACAAGCACAGCCTGTGGATGCCGTACGAGGCCATCGTGTCGGGCATTTTCCCCTTCTTTGTCACAGCCACCGTGATCAAGCTGTTCTGGACGGGCGGCCTGTGGGACATCCTGTGGGTCCTCTGCTGCATCCAGATCATCGGCCTGATCAAAGCCGCCTACGCCTGCCTCCTCCGCAAGAACTTTGTCATGATCTTCATGTCGCTCTACTCCATGCTGTACATGACCAGCCTCCTTCCTGCCAAATACTTTGCCATCATCACCATGAACAAGAGCAGCTGGGGCACCTCTGGGAGACGCAAGATCGTGGGCAACTACATCCCGCTCCTTCCCCTCTCCGTTTGGGCAGCCATCCTACTGGCTGGGCTCTGCTACACCATATACAGGGAGACCAAGATGGACTGGACAACCCCAGCTAAGCAGCTGGAGATCAAGTTCTTGATTTATGGTTCTGCTGCCTATGTCTTTTACTGGCTCTttatgatttttctttattggGTATGGTTCCGGAGATTGTGCAGAAAACGATCCCAAAGCTACAATGTGAGTGTTTag
- the has1 gene encoding hyaluronan synthase 1 translates to MELKPVLRKMGTVGRAIITILFTLVVLGVMIWAYVKGFQLATSKFGIISFGFYGLILGLHVLLQSLFAFIEHRRMRARREPCSYTKTIGLTISAYQEDPAYLRECLNSVRALQYPPELLRIIMVVDGNTDDDLYMMEMFKEVFADQNPGCYRWEHNYHTWDPRPQEQQEAGNSAGDTGVGVGQEDPQRREVEELIQNKRCVCIMQKWGGKREVMYTAFKALGLSVDYVQVCDSDTKLDPLATVELCKVLESNKKYGAVGGDVMILNLKDSYISFMSSLRYWMAFNVERACQSFFNCVSCISGPLGLYRNDLLQQFLESWYNQKFLGTHCTFGDDRHLTNRMLSLGYATKYTARSKCYTETPAQFLRWLNQQTRWTKSYFREWLYNAMWWHKHSLWMPYEAIVSGIFPFFVTATVIKLFWTGGLWNILWVLCCIQIIGLIKAAYACLLRKNFVMIFMSLYSMLYMTSLLPAKYFAIITMNKSSWGTSGRRKIVGNYIPLLPLSVWAAILLAGLCYTIYRETKMDWTTPAKQLEIKFLIYGSVAYVFYWLFMIFLYWVWFRRLCRKRSQSYNVSV, encoded by the exons ATGGAACTAAAACCTGTGCTACGGAAGATGGGCACTGTCGGCCGTGCCATAATCACCATCCTCTTCACCCTGGTGGTGCTGGGAGTGATGATATGGGCCTATGTCAAGGGCTTCCAGCTTGCCACCTCCAAGTTTGGCATCATCTCCTTCGGCTTCTACGGCCTCATCCTGGGACTCCATGTCCTGCTGCAGAGTCTGTTCGCTTTTATAGAACACCGCCGCATGCGGGCTCGGCGCGAGCCCTGCAGCTATACCAAGACCATCGGCCTCACCATATCTGCTTACCAAGAGGACCCTGCCTACCTGAGGGAGTGCCTAAACTCTGTCCGTGCCCTGCAGTACCCACCTGAGCTACTGAGGATCATCATGGTGGTGGACGGCAACACGGACGACGACCTCTACATGATGGAGATGTTCAAAGAAGTCTTTGCTGATCAGAACCCTGGCTGCTACAGGTGGGAGCACAATTACCACACCTGGGACCCAAGGCCACAGGAACAGCAGGAGGCAGGAAATTCAGCTGGGGACACGGGCGTAGGGGTGGGACAGGAAGACCCCCAAAGGAGGGAAGTGGAAGAGCTGATCCAAAACAAAAGATGTGTTTGCATCATGCAGAAGTGGGGTGGCAAGAGGGAGGTGATGTACACGGCGTTCAAAGCACTGGGATTATCAGTTGACTATGTGCAG GTGTGTGACTCAGACACCAAGCTGGACCCGCTGGCTACAGTGGAGCTGTGCAAGGTGCTGGAGAGCAACAAGAAGTACGGGGCTGTTGGGGGGGATGTGATGATCCTCAACCTGAAGGACTCCTACATCAGCTTCATGAGCAGCCTGAGATATTGGATGGCTTTCAATGTGGAAAGGGCCTGCCAGTCTTTCTTCAACTGCGTCTCCTGCATCAGCGGCCCCCTGG GTCTGTACAGGAATGACCTCCTACAGCAGTTCTTGGAGTCCTGGTACAATCAGAAGTTCCTTGGAACACATTGTACCTTTGGGGATGACCGCCATCTGACCAACCGAATGTTGAGCCTGGGCTATGCCACCAA GTACACAGCTCGCTCCAAGTGCTACACCGAGACCCCGGCTCAGTTCCTGCGTTGGCTGAACCAGCAGACGCGTTGGACCAAGTCCTACTTCCGCGAGTGGCTCTACAACGCCATGTGGTGGCACAAGCACAGCCTGTGGATGCCGTACGAGGCCATCGTGTCGGGCATTTTCCCCTTCTTCGTCACAGCCACCGTGATCAAGCTGTTCTGGACGGGCGGCCTGTGGAACATCCTGTGGGTCCTCTGCTGCATCCAGATCATCGGCCTGATCAAAGCCGCCTACGCCTGCCTCCTCCGCAAGAACTTTGTCATGATCTTCATGTCGCTCTACTCCATGCTGTACATGACCAGCCTCCTTCCTGCCAAGTACTTTGCCATCATCACCATGAACAAGAGCAGCTGGGGCACCTCTGGGAGACGCAAGATCGTGGGCAACTACATCCCGCTCCTTCCCCTCTCCGTTTGGGCAGCCATCCTACTGGCTGGGCTCTGCTACACCATATACAGGGAGACCAAGATGGACTGGACAACCCCAGCTAAGCAGCTGGAGATCAAGTTCTTGATTTATGGTTCTGTTGCCTATGTCTTTTACTGGCTCTttatgatttttctttattggGTATGGTTCCGGAGATTGTGCAGAAAACGATCCCAAAGCTACAATGTGAGCGTTTag